One window from the genome of Musa acuminata AAA Group cultivar baxijiao chromosome BXJ1-4, Cavendish_Baxijiao_AAA, whole genome shotgun sequence encodes:
- the LOC135586067 gene encoding Bowman-Birk type proteinase inhibitor 2-like, with amino-acid sequence MPGQIPHLRSSITSLQLSAKWSVSEMRSSGLVVTFLALVFLVSLSTARVDPHLLLLLPSQGNGEGLAGEKPWACCDMCLCTRSFPPQCRCTDELIGGCHPNCKNCHCTRSFPPKCYCRDIIYEDCGDRCHP; translated from the exons ATGCCTGGCCAAATCCCTCATCTCCGATCCTCCATTACTAGCTTACAGCTGAGTGCGAAGTGGTCGGTGTCGGAGATGAGGAGCAGTGGCCTTGTGGTGACCTTCCTGGCCTTGGTGTTTCTTGTCAGCCTCTCCACTGCCCGTGTAGAccctcacctcctcctcctcctccccagccAAG GAAACGGAGAGGGATTAGCGGGAGAGAAGCCATGGGCGTGCTGCGACATGTGCCTCTGTACGAGGTCGTTCCCGCCGCAGTGCCGGTGCACCGACGAGTTGATCGGAGGCTGCCACCCCAACTGCAAGAACTGCCACTGCACCAGGTCGTTCCCGCCCAAATGCTACTGCCGCGACATCATCTACGAGGACTGCGGCGACCGCTGCCACCCGTAG
- the LOC135658216 gene encoding protein PLASTID MOVEMENT IMPAIRED 1-RELATED 1-like, which yields MIGKPAFGKGKPGSSGGSDQQGNARFLHEIEALSKALSVDPKQPRHPRSSSDDRRSISAGRSHLKAPSNPKPSSSDKQKDKKKPGSSSLWGWNPIKKALSHIGGHRRFDCCFSLHVHSIEGLPAALAGASLAVYWRRTTDPVSSAAATRPARVLHGAALFGESLTYRCSVHGARSGPGGTAKYEARHFLIYPALTVGAPGLDLGRHLVDLTRVLPATLEELEDAEKAFGKWSTSYRLSGKARGASLNVSFGFSLVGNNSVDAGAREREGSRMLNSEEGGLDKVNWQGPMAPAGSRLQHHGRCQSVKDVKVLHEVLPSSKSDALALANFERQAKPEKSNDSKELPTLDADAKRELQIIVEQIQSTELRTCLVSELLEGTEEEPQLLDGIEVESHLPKPCILPEAIKGSDERECDEPKFMVIEHGVEIVSKDWTCKTSGDIEIDESAGDDEAGEARKEGLDAKPEEPVAEMAQQESHNLHDASLLTGEAKMEEGSDMKIHEPDAEEAEHDIYNPQEATLLVVDPPVQDLDSIFGELSVLELGEFESPDIQGEPTKQLSHGDIKSNYKMANLLSRSRSLDAVTESVASEFLSMLGIEHSPFGLSSDSDPDSPRERLWKQFEKESLASGDNIFGLDAGMEKQPYWDELSDGLDLSVIIQEAETELQNAELAMNNMKSRAKMLEDAETEALMHAWGLNEEAFHCSPPGSGGGFGSPIDLPPEEPLELPLLGEGLGPIVQTKDGGFLRSMNPLMFRNAKNKENLIMQVSSPIVVPAEMGSGIMEILQRLASVGIEKLSRQASKLMPLEDITGKTMQQIAWDSATALDSCERNDLLENHYPETGLAASHNVSGRRKKGNGMSLASSSTGEMISEYVSLEDLAPMAMDKIEALSIEGLRIQTGMSDEEAPSNVSPQSIGEISALEGKGADNSWSLGLEGTAGLQLLDIKDSGHDVDGLMGLSITLDEWMKLDSGIIDEEDQDSDRTSKILAAHHANSMDLICGEWKEDKRGRKKSGRKWGLLGNNFTVALMVQLRNPLRNYEPVGTPMLALIQVERVFVPPKPKIYSTVSEKGNSEQEDEVETESKPLTKEEKHEEEVIPQYKITEVHVAGLKTEPNKRSLWGNPKQQQSGSRWLLATGMGKSNKHPFMKSKTVAKPSQDMTAKVQPGDTLWSISSRVHGSGAKWKELAALNPHIRNPNIIFPNETIKLR from the exons ATGATTGGGAAGCCCGCCTTCGGCAAGGGCAAACCCGGCAGCAGCGGCGGGAGCGACCAACAGGGCAACGCTCGCTTCCTTCACGAGATCGAAGCCCTCAGCAAAGCCCTATCCGTCGACCCCAAGCAGCCCCGACACCCACGGTCCTCCTCCGACGACCGCCGGTCCATCTCCGCCGGCCGATCTCACCTCAAGGCCCCCTCCAATCCCAAACCCTCCTCCTCCGACAAGCAGAAGGATAAGAAGAAGCCCGGGTCTTCGTCCCTTTGGGGCTGGAACCCTATCAAGAAGGCCCTCTCCCACATCGGCGGCCACCGCCGCTTCGACTGCTGCTTTTCCCTCCATGTCCATTCTATCGAGGGCCTCCCGGCGGCCCTCGCTGGTGCCTCGCTCGCTGTGTACTGGCGCCGCACCACCGACCCCgtttcctccgccgccgccactcGCCCGGCCCGCGTCCTCCATGGCGCTGCTCTGTTTGGGGAAAGCCTCACCTACCGCTGCTCCGTGCACGGCGCCCGCAGCGGGCCGGGCGGCACGGCCAAGTATGAGGCGCGGCACTTCCTGATCTACCCCGCTCTCACGGTCGGCGCCCCTGGGCTGGACCTCGGGCGCCACCTGGTGGACCTCACCCGCGTGCTGCCAGCCACACTCGAGGAGCTCGAGGATGCAGAGAAGGCGTTCGGCAAGTGGAGCACGAGCTACCGGCTTTCGGGTAAGGCAAGGGGAGCATCCCTCAATGTCAGCTTTGGGTTCTCACTGGTGGGAAATAATTCTGTGGATGCCGGCGCACGAGAGAGGGAGGGGTCCAGAATGTTGAATTCGGAGGAAGGAGGGCTCGATAAGGTCAATTGGCAGGGCCCGATGGCTCCTGCGGGAAGCCGGCTTCAACATCATGGCCGGTGCCAGTCAGTGAAGGATGTTAAGGTACTTCATGAGGTCTTACCGAGCTCCAAGTCAGATGCCTTGGCCTTGGCTAATTTTGAGAGGCAAGCGAAGCCAGAGAAGTCCAATGACTCTAAGGAACTTCCAACTTTGGATGCTGATGCAAAGCGagagcttcagatcattgtggaaCAGATTCAATCTACAGAGTTGAGGACTTGCTTAGTATCAGAGCTCTTGGAAGGAACTGAGGAAGAGCCTCAGCTCTTGGACGGAATTGAGGTGGAGTCACATCTGCCGAAGCCTTGTATTTTGCCGGAGGCTATCAAAGGAAGTGATGAACGGGAGTGCGATGAGCCCAAATTCATGGTGATCGAACACGGGGTAGAGATTGTATCAAAAGACTGGACTTGCAAAACCAGTGGTGACATTGAGATTGACGAGTCTGCTGGTGATGACGAAGCGGGTGAGGCCAGAAAGGAAGGACTGGATGCGAAACCAGAAGAACCAGTTGCGGAAATGGCTCAGCAGGAAAGCCATAATCTGCATGATGCTTCATTGTTGACTGGTGAGGCCAAAATGGAAGAAGGGTCAGATATGAAGATACATGAACCCGATGCGGAAGAAGCTGAGCATGACATCTATAATCCACAAGAGGCCACATTGTTGGTTGTGGATCCACCGGTGCAAGACCTAGATTCTATCTTTGGTGAGCTCTCGGTTCTTGAATTAGGGGAATTTGAGTCTCCAGATATCCAAGGCGAACCAACCAAGCAACTGAGTCATGGGGACATTAAGTCTAACTACAAGATGGCAAATTTGCTGAGCAGGTCCCGTAGCTTAGATGCTGTCACAGAGTCTGTTGCCAGTGAATTCTTAAGCATGCTAGGTATAGAGCATAGTCCTTTCGGATTGAGTTCGGACAGTGATCCAGATTCACCAAGGGAGCGGTTGTGGAAGCAATTTGAGAAGGAATCACTAGCTTCAGGTGATAATATCTTTGGTCTTGATGCTGGAATGGAGAAGCAGCCCTATTGGGATGAACTTTCAGATGGTCTTGATCTCTCAGTAATTATTCAAGAAGCTGAGACAGAGCTTCAGAACGCGGAACTGGCAATGAACAACATGAAATCCAGGGCTAAAATGCTGGAAGATGCAGAAACAGAAGCTTTGATGCATGCATGGGGCTTGAATGAAGAGGCCTTTCATTGCTCTCCGCCTGGGAGCGGCGGTGGATTTGGTAGTCCCATCGACCTCCCTCCGGAAGAGCCACTTGAGTTGCCACTGCTTGGTGAGGGCTTGGGTCCTATTGTTCAAACAAAAGATGGAGGTTTTTTGCGGTCCATGAACCCTTTGATGTTTAGGAACGCAAAGAACAAagagaacttgatcatgcaggtgTCCAGCCCCATTGTGGTTCCTGCAGAAATGGGTTCTGGGATCATGGAGATATTGCAGCGATTAGCTTCAGTGGGCATTGAAAAACTATCAAGGCAAGCAAGCAAGCTGATGCCGCTAGAAGATATCACTGGTAAGACAATGCAACAGATAGCCTGGGATTCTGCAACTGCTCTGGATTCTTGTGAAAG GAATGACTTATTAGAAAATCATTATCCAGAAACAGGGTTGGCTGCTTCTCATAATGTCTctgggaggaggaagaaaggtAATGGCATGTCTCTAGCTTCCTCCAGCACTGGGGAAATGATATCTGAATATGTTTCACTGGAGGATCTAGCTCCAATGGCAATGGATAAGATTGAAGCCCTTTCAATTGAGGGGTTGAGAATACAGACAGGCATGTCTGATGAAGAAGCACCTTCAAATGTTAGCCCCCAGTCTATCGGAGAAATTTCAGCATTGGAAGGAAAAGGAGCCGACAATAGCTGGTCTCTAGGTCTGGAAGGCACAGCTGGATTACAGCTTTTGGACATTAAAGACAGCGGGCACGATGTAGATGGCTTAATGGGTTTGTCTATAACACTAGATGAGTGGATGAAGCTTGATTCAGGCATAATTGATGAGGAAGATCAGGACAGTGATCGAACATCGAAGATTCTGGCAGCCCATCATGCTAATTCAATGGACTTGATTTGTGGTGAGTGGAAGGAAGACAAGAGAGGTAGGAAAAAATCTGGTAGAAAGTGGGGATTGTTGGGGAATAACTTCACTGTTGCTCTGATGGTACAGCTCCGGAATCCCTTAAGGAACTATGAGCCAGTGGGCACGCCAATGCTTGCTTTAATTCAAGTTGAGCGAGTTTTTGTTCCCCCGAAACCTAAAATATACAGCACTGTTTCAGAAAAGGGaaacagtgaacaagaagatgagGTTGAGACTGAAAGCAAACCATTGACCAAGGAGGAGAaacatgaggaagaggtcattcCTCAGTACAAAATCACTGAGGTACATGTTGCGGGTCTAAAAACAGAACCTAACAAGAGAAGTCTTTGGGGTAATCCCAAGCAACAACAGTCTGGTTCTAGGTGGTTGCTTGCTACTGGAATGGGCAAGAGTAATAAGCATCCGTTTATGAAGTCGAAGACAGTTGCAAAACCTTCTCAAGACATGACAGCCAAAGTGCAGCCAGGAGATACTCTTTGGAGCATTTCTTCACGTGTTCATGGCAGTGGGGCCAAATGGAAAGAGCTAGCGGCTCTGAACCCTCACATAAGGAACCCTAATATCATCTTCCCGAATGAAACTATTAAGCTGCGTTGA
- the LOC103970863 gene encoding eukaryotic translation initiation factor 5B: protein MGRKKTVAIDDDEYSFPEDLQQQEQQPLPTQDTGTEIRTAANSRKGKKGGKNQRDVAADDQPAEDWEKSSSAGAVEPSREDDDDAVTLVFSGKKKSSKSKKSSAVTSGFASLNAFGEDADDEEPDSKSRSKVKSEVDDRVDDEMDESRGLDVELGRQGSLEDADSKKQQKKKKKKGGRIAQEEDFDQLLAELGEAPATAQTLTPSAVLDEMDGNGDLDVELSHQGSLADPDLKKQNKKKKKKSGRTAQEEDDLDKLLAELGEAPPLASASTSSPPTLAEEEVEGDEVKDADLESDRQVNGAEEAVSKKQQKKKKKKSGRTAQEEEALDKILAELGEEQLPPPPSAPPHQSALVVQESASAPVEQPEAEDRDGEAEGESAAAKKKKKKKEKEKEKKAAAAAAAAVVEVKEEKVEVKGKVPDKKLPKHVREMQEALARRKEAEERKKREEEERLRKEEEERKRLEELERLAEEAKRRKKEKEKEKLLKKKQEGKLLTAKQKDEQRRLEAMRKQFLAQSEVPIGDSGVVIKKRPKYETKKSKLTQSKVVETEKVMENEQVVDEPRTEQAVQDVMVEEESLSQVGDSDDKTEAEQEPEEVKAVDEDEDDEEWDAKSWDDLDVTLPATNPFAEEDQDIMTKPKGTIEHVVSFPVESQANSTAPAKPAVKKVADPRTSSKKNDANNKEDEHESECATNVKRGKEAIIKQESTAVEDKSKKSGPDLRSPICCILGHVDTGKTKLLDCIRRTNVQEGEAGGITQQIGATYFPTENIRERTRELKADATLKVPGLLVIDTPGHESFTNLRSRGSSLCDIAILVVDIMHGLEPQTIESINLLKSRNAEFIVALNKVDRLYGWKSCPNAPIVKALRQQSNDVKNEFNMRLTQIITQFKEQGLNTALYYKNKEMGETFNIVPTSAISGEGIADLLLLLVQWAQKTMEEKLTYVDEVQCTVLEVKVIEGLGTTIDVVLVNGALHEGDQIVVCGMQGPIVTNIRALLTPHPMKELRVKGSYLHHKELKAAQGVKISAQGLEHAIAGTSLYVAKPEDDLEDLKKTVMQDVEKVMSRIDKSGEGVYVQASTLGSLEALTEFLRSPAVSIPFCDFSIGPVHKKDVMKASVMLERKKEFATILAFDVKVMPDARELADETGVRIFVADIIYHLFDQFKAYIDNLREEKKKESAEEAVFPCVLKIMPNCIFNKKDPIVLGVDVLEGILKIGTPICIPSREFIDIGKIASIEINHKQVDVATKGQKVAIKIVASSPEEQQKMYGRHFDIDDELVSHISRRSIDILKTNYRDDLSMEEWRLVVRLKSIFKIP, encoded by the exons ATGGGTCGGAAGAAGACGGTCGCCATCGACGACGACGAGTACTCCTTCCCGGAGGACCTGCAGCAGCAGGAGCAGCAGCCGCTGCCGACGCAGGACACCGGGACTGAGATCCGCACCGCTGCCAACTCCAGAAAGGGCAAGAAGGGCGGTAAGAACCAGCGCGACGTAGCCGCCGATGATCAGCCGGCGGAGGATTGGGAGAAGTCATCGTCTGCTGGCGCCGTGGAACCCTCGAGGGAGGATGACGATGATGCCGTTACCCTCGTCTTCTCTGGTAAGAAGAAATCCTCTAAATCTAAGAAGAGTAGCGCCGTTACGAGTGGGTTCGCTTCTCTGAATGCCTTTGGGGAGGACGCGGATGACGAGGAGCCCGATTCAAAATCGAGATCGAAGGTGAAATCTGAAGTTGACGATCGTGTGGACGATGAGATGGACGAAAGCAGGGGTCTCGATGTGGAATTGGGCCGTCAGGGCAGCTTGGAGGACGCGGATTCAAAGAAGcaacagaaaaagaagaagaagaagggcggGCGAATCGCTCAGGAGGAAGACTTCGATCAGCTCCTGGCCGAGCTGGGGGAAGCCCCGGCGACGGCCCAAACCCTGACTCCGTCTGCTGTGTTGGATGAGATGGATGGAAATGGGGATCTTGATGTGGAATTAAGCCACCAGGGAAGCTTAGCAGATCCTGATTTGAAGaagcaaaataaaaagaagaagaaaaagagcggGCGGACTGCCCAGGAGGAGGACGACTTGGATAAACTCCTCGCTGAGCTGGGGGAAGCCCCCCCACTGGCTTCAGCTTCAACTTCATCTCCTCCTACATTGGCGGAAGAAGAAGTCGAGGGAGATGAGGTCAAAGATGCCGACTTGGAATCAGACAGGCAAGTAAATGGCGCTGAGGAAGCAGTCTCAAAGAAAcagcagaagaaaaagaagaagaaaagtggAAGAACTGCACAGGAGGAGGAAGCTTTGGATAAGATTCTTGCTGAGCTTGGGGAGGAACAGCTGCCTCCTCCGCCAAGTGCACCTCCACATCAGTCTGCCCTGGTTGTGCAGGAATCAGCTTCAGCCCCAGTAGAACAGCCAGAGGCAGAGGATAGAGATGGGGAGGCAGAGGGTGAGTCAGCAGCggccaagaagaagaaaaagaagaaggagaaggagaaagagaagaaggctgcagctgctgcagcagcagctGTTGTTGAGGTTAAGGAAGAAAAAGTGGAAGTGAAGGGGAAGGTTCCTGACAAGAAGTTGCCCAAGCATGTTAGGGAGATGCAGGAGGCACTGGCAAGAAGGAAGGAGgcggaagagagaaagaaaagggaagaggaggagaggctaaggaaggaagaggaagagaggaagCGGTTGGAGGAACTGGAGAGGCTTGCGGAAGAGgcaaagaggagaaagaaggaaaaagaaaaggagaagctgCTTAAGAAGAAACAGGAGGGCAAACTTCTGACAGCTAAACAAAAGGATGAACAGAGGAGGTTGGAAGCAATGAGGAAACAGTTCCTTGCTCAGAGTGAGGTTCCAATAGGTGATTCTGGTGTGGTGATAAAGAAGAGGcccaaatatgagacaaagaagtctaaactgactcaatctaAGGTTGTGGAAACAGAGAAGGTCATGGAGAATGAGCAAGTGGTTGATGAACCTCGTACAGAGCAAGCTGTGCAAGATGTTATGGTTGAAGAGGAATCTCTATCTCAAGTTGGAGATTCTGATGACAAAACTGAAGCAGAACAGGAACCAGAAGAGGTCAAAGCTGTGGATGAGGATGAAGATGATGAAGAATGGGATGCAAAGAGCTGGGATGATCTTGATGTGACATTGCCCGCGACAAATCCATTTGCTGAGGAGGATCAGGACATCATGACAAAACCTAAAGGAACTATTGAACATGTAGTATCTTTTCCTGTTGAGTCTCAAGCAAATTCAACAGCACCTGCAAAGCCTGCTGTCAAAAAGGTGGCGGATCCTCGTACATCTTCGAAGAAGAATGATGCAAATAACAAAGAGGATGAACATGAAAGTGAATGTGCCACAAATGTTAAGAGGGGGAAAGAAGCTATTATTAAGCAAGAGTCAACTGCTGTGGAGGATAAATCAAAAAAGAGTGGTCCTGATCTCCGCTCACCCATTTGTTGCATTCTTGGTCATGTAGATACTGGAAAGACCAAGTTGCTAGATTGTATTAGACGCACTAATGTACAGGAAGGTGAAGCTGGTGGTATCACGCAGCAGATTGGGGCTACCTATTTTCCAACTGAAAACATAAGGGAGAGGACAAGAGAGCTAAAAGCTGATGCAACACTGAAGGTTCCAGGTTTACTTGTCATTGACACCCCTGGGCACGAGTCTTTTACTAATCTACGGTCTAGAGGTTCAAGCCTTTGTGATATTGCTATACTAGTTGTGGACATCATGCATGGACTTGAGCCACAAACTATTGAATCTATCAACCTGTTAAAAAGTCGGAATGCAGAGTTCATTGTTGCTTTAAATAAG gtgGATAGACTCTATGGTtggaaatcttgtccgaatgcaccaATAGTGAAGGCACTCAGACAACAATCTAATGATGTGAAGAATGAATTTAATATGAGGCTTACTCAG ATCATAACACAGTTTAAAGAGCAGGGCTTGAACACAGCTCTGTACTACAAAAACAAAGAAATGGGAGAAACATTTAATATTGTTCCCACAAGTGCTATCAG TGGTGAAGGAATAGCAGATCTTCTCTTATTGTTGGTGCAATGGGCACAGAAAACTATGGAAGAAAAGCTTACCTATGTCGATGAAGTCCAG TGTACTGTGTTGGAAGTTAAAGTAATTGAAGGCTTAGGAACAACCATTGATGTTGTACTGGTCAATGGTGCTCTTCATGAGGGTGACCAAATAGTTGTTTGCGGCATGCAG GGGCCCATCGTGACCAATATCAGAGCTTTACTGACTCCCCACCCAATGAAGGAGCTCCGTGTAAAG GGTTCATACTTGCATCATAAAGAGCTTAAAGCCGCCCAAGGTGTAAAAATTTCTGCACAG GGCCTTGAGCATGCCATTGCTGGCACTTCCCTATATGTGGCAAAACCTGAGGATGATTTGGAAGATTTGAAGAAAACCGTAATGCAGGACGTGGAAAAGGTTATGAGCCGGATTGACAAGAGTGGAGAAGGTGTATATGTCCAGGCTTCAACCCTTGGGTCATTGGAAGCACTTACAGAGTTCTTGAGGAGCCCAGCTGTGAGCATTCCGTTTTGTGATTTCAGTATAGGTCCAGTACACAAGAAGGATGTCATGAAGGCTAGTGTCATGCTTGAGAGGAAAAAAGAGTTTGCAACCATCTTAGCATTTGATGTCAAAGTGATGCCTGATGCCAGAGAGCTTGCAGATGAGACTGGTGTTAGAATCTTCGTTGCAGACATTATATATCATCTTTTTGATCAATTCAAAGCTTACATTGACAATCtaagggaggagaagaagaaggaaagtgCTGAAGAGGCAGTTTTCCCCTGCGTTCTAAAGATTATGCCAAACTGCATATTCAACAAGAAGGACCCAATTGTATTGGGTGTGGATGTTCTTGAAGGCATTCTTAAG ATTGGTACCCCTATTTGCATTCCTTCAAGAGAGTTCATAGATATAGGGAAGATTGCATCGATCGAGATCAATCATAAGCAGGTTGACGTTGCCACCAAGGGGCAAAAGGTGGCTATAAAG ATAGTTGCCTCCAGTCCTGAAGAACAACAGAAGATGTACGGCAGGCATTTCGATATTGATGATGAGCTTGTCAGTCATATCTCAAGGAGGTCAATCGACATACTGAAAACAAACTATAGG GATGATCTGTCAATGGAAGAGTGGCGCCTCGTCGTGAGGCTGAAGTCTATTTTCAAGATACCTTGA
- the LOC103970968 gene encoding uncharacterized protein LOC103970968, with amino-acid sequence MEIKYSIDDLPVQDPPTEEFTASDLTWTKYGSSEHHVDDVALVPYDRVDAFIGGECSNPEHPTRFHIERGRKRERGSLKECKSDEYLLYRLYWCSFGPENYGEGGSILPSRRYRLNTRNRAARPQSMRGCTCHFAIKRLYARPSIALIIYHERRHVNKSGFICHGPLDRDAIGPGAKKVPYICSEIQQQTMSLIYLGIPEENVLQTHIEGVQRYCDPNTSVNSLASQYVQKLGMIIKRSTHELDLDDQASIRMWVEKNKKSVFFYQDSSETDPFILGIQTEWQLQQMIRFCHQSILACDSSFGISKLKYPLYTLLAFDSRHHALPVAWVITRTITKQDVSKWMKALVDRIRAVDSVWNIYGFIIDDPALEIDPIRQIFCCPILFSLWRIRRSWLKNVIKKCGHIEVQREIYKRLGKIMYSIWTKEDPMDAMEELFQDFIDQTAFIQYFKAFWVPKIEMWLGTIKSLPLASQESCGAIEGYHVKLKLKVYDDSHLGALQRVDWLVHKLTTELHSGYWLDLYADESGSFPSVKEEYILSTSWHRALQIPDDAVTFDDKEHLFAKVLSQKDGGQEWMVWNPGSEFALCDCSWSMQGNLCKHIIKVNLLCQHKKEFLPSLSYLSFQEVLLDLWRKPMDDSLSLDLSMAWVAQMQDNIQRLVELITSGDIAKVTNKLPLKWIGRRERTSVGKPTGSSTLSLRRTNKGGVQKKAAAKRKSRKRKRLSRIKSYS; translated from the exons ATGGAGATAAAGTACTCGATTGATGACCTCCCGGTTCAGGATCCTCCAACAGAGGAGTTCACCGCTTCGGACCTCACGTGGACCAAGTACGGAAGCTCTGAGCACCACGTCGATGATGTAGCTCTTGTTCCTTATGACCGGGTTGATGCCTTTATCGGTGGTGAATGCTCGAACCCAGAGCATCCCACTCGATTCCACATCGAGAggggaaggaagagagagaggggTAGCCTGAAGGAATGTAAAAGTGATGAATACCTCCTATATAGGCT ATATTGGTGTTCATTTGGTCCGGAGAATTATGGAGAGGGGGGAAGCATATTACCTAGCCGAAGATATAGGCTCAACACAAGAAATCGTGCTGCTCGGCCGCAATCCATGCGTGGCTGCACGTGCCATTTTGCCATCAAGCGCTTATATGCACGACCATCGATTGCTCTTATCATATATCACGAAAGGCGCCATGTCAACAAGTCGGGTTTTATATGCCATGGTCCGCTTGATCGTGATGCAATCGGCCCAGGTGCCAAGAAAGTCCCATACATTTGCAGTGAAATCCAGCAACAGACCATGTCCCTGATTTATCTTGGCATTCCCGAAGAAAATGTTTTGCAAACACATATTGAAGGTGTTCAACGTTATTGTGATCCAAACACGAGCGTGAATAGCCTTGCTTCTCAGTACGTCCAGAAGCTTGGGATGATTATTAAAAGGTCCACACATGAGCTGGATCTGGATGACCAAGCCAGCATTCGCATGTGGGTTGAGAAAAATAAGAAATCCGTGTTCTTCTACCAGGATTCTTCAGAGACTGATCCTTTTATTTTAGGGATCCAAACAGAGTGGCAGTTGCAGCAGATGATCCGGTTCTGTCATCAAAGCATTCTAGCATGTGACTCATCTTTCGGCATAAGCAAGCTGAAG TATCCACTGTACACGCTCCTTGCTTTTGACTCTAGGCATCATGCTTTGCCTGTTGCTTGGGTTATAACCCGAACCATCACTAAGCAGGATGTTTCTAAATGGATGAAAGCTCTTGTAGATAGGATTCGTGCTGTTGACTCGGTTTGGAATATCTATGGGTTCATTATCGATGATCCAGCGCTAGAAATTGACCCTATCAGGCAA ATATTTTGCTGTCCTATCCTCTTCTCACTCTGGCGTATTCGTAGATCATGGCTTAAAAATGTGATCAAGAAGTGTGGTCACATTGAAGTTCAGCGAGAAATATACAAACGATTGGGCAAGATAATGTACAGTATATGGACTAAAGAAGATCCTATGGATGCTATGGAAGAATTATTTCAGGATTTTATTGACCAGACTGCCTTCATTCAGTATTTTAAGGCATTTTGGGTTCCAAAAATTG AGATGTGGCTTGGAACCATCAAGAGTCTTCCACTTGCAAGCCAGGAGTCATGTGGTGCTATCGAAGGATACCATGTGAAGCTCAAGCTCAAAGTTTATGACGACTCCCATCTTGGTGCACTCCAACGAGTGGATTGGTTGGTTCATAAGCTGACAACCGAACTTCATTCCGGTTACTGGCTTGATCTATATGCAGATGAAAGCGGGTCTTTCCCATCAGTAAAAGAGGAATACATTTTATCCACTTCATGGCACAGGGCTTTGCAGATTCCAGACGATGCTGTTACTTTCGACGATAAAGAGCATCTCTTTGCTAAGGTTCTAAGCCAGAAGGATGGTGGCCAAGAATGGATGGTGTGGAACCCAGGGTCAGAGTTTGCTCTCTGTGATTGTTCATGGTCAATGCAGGGGAACCTTTGCAAACATATTATAAAGGTTAATCTTCTCTGCCAACATAAAAAGGAGTTTCTGCCTTCCTTGTCGTACTTATCATTTCAAGAGGTCCTGCTCGATCTTTGGAGAAAACCAATGGACGACTCTCTATCGCTCGATCTGTCCATGGCATGGGTTGCACAAATGCAGGACAATATTCAAAGACTAGTGGAACTCATTACTTCTGGTGATATCGCCAAAGTGACCAACAAATTGCCATTGAAATGGATTGGTAGAAGAGAGAGGACATCAGTTGGTAAACCCACTGGTAGTAGTACTCTTTCTCTTCGTCGCACTAACAAAGGAGGTGTCCAAAAAAAAGCTGCCGCTAAGAGGAAGAGCCGAAAGCGTAAGAGACTCTCCAGAATCAAAAGTTACTCATAA